GTAACCCGGCTAGTAACCGGTGTGGCCAATTCGTCAACGCTATTGGATCGAGCCACCTTCCCAACCGGGGTACTAATGATTTCCGAAACCATTCGGAGTCTTTCCTCTTTGTCGCGCATCTCTTCCTTCAGCTTGCTCTTCTGTTCCTGGAGTTTCAGTTCCAGCTCCCGGCTCATTTTTTCTGATTCGACAGCAATTTTAGAAGTAAACTTCTTCCTCTGGCgttctttttcaatttccttctgGTTCAGTTGCTGTGTTTTCTGGTTCAATTGAGTTTGTAATTCGCGAACCCGTTCCTCGAGAATCCTATTACGTCTGTTCAAATCGTCGATCGAACTTTCGTAGATAACGATCTTGTTCTCCATGGCTTTGATTTTTTGTCGGCTTTGCCCCAAAACGCCTTTAATCGAAGTATTTTCCGATTTGAGCGAAATATTTTCCTTTTCCAACTTGAGCAAGTTCATTCGAAAACGATCTTGACGTGTATCGAAATCTTCAcatagagattttctttttgaaacacGCATTTCGAGCACCTTGATCAATTCTTGCAGCAGAAGTTGCGATTCCGGGCTGTACATTTTCATATCCGGGAAACTTGGTCCCAAACTGTACACCAATCCTAGATCGATCTCCAGTTTATTGGCGGTGCCTTGGTGACGTTTTTCTATGTCGTTTACAGCCATTTTGAACAACTGATTGGCCTTACGACGTCCAGGGGTCAAACCGACATCAATTTTTACTGGAGTGGGTCTTGCAATTTGCACATCTTGAGTCATTTCGGCAAACTTCATAACCTGAGCCGTTTCGTCGTAATCCTCAGCTCGTGGATTGACACAAACTATCATCCGTACCTGCCCTTCCCCGTCAAAATAATTCTTAAATAGATGAGTGATTTTCGATTCGCGATATGGAACCTTTTTAGTACTGCCCGTCATTTGGTTCTCCCTCAAAATCTCCATACAGGTTCGCAAAGTCATCAGACTATTGTTAATATTACCCGCTTCCCTCAACCGTTGCCCGGTATTCCCAGTTCGATTCGTACGCTCGCTACCAGCCAGATCGACTAGCGAAAGCTGGCTGACCGTGATGGCGTTCCGATCCTGGACCACATGTTCGCCCTTCTGATCAACCGGTGCCTGAACTAGCCGAACGGTGAACACCGAATGTGAACGACTCGATTCGGCATTCAAAATCGTGTGACCGACCCGTTTCCGTTTCTGACCGATCTGGAACACCTCCAGGGCTTCCTCCATCGTCTTGACCTCGATCTCGGTCACTCCGTGCACGAACATGTTGTGGCTGGCATCCTCTCGGATCATTTTGCTTTGCATCGTTCTGAAAGAAGTTCATTGCAAGGTTTAAGGTTTGTATCTAACCTCTGATATTTAAGGTTTTAATTAGTATCCAAAACTTAAGtcagaaaaattgttaaaaaagtttcaaaactcaGATAGATTAAACTTACTTTTGAATCGTGGTCTCCTCCAGTAGATCGTAAACGCAATTGTTGTAAACTTCCACATACGTTATAAACACGGAATAGATGTTGTCCTCTTCAACACCGCTCAGTTCCGACGGTT
This sequence is a window from Uranotaenia lowii strain MFRU-FL chromosome 3, ASM2978415v1, whole genome shotgun sequence. Protein-coding genes within it:
- the LOC129750694 gene encoding kinesin-like protein KIF23 codes for the protein MKTMRQKTPIKVHQRPTPLSSAVQSRGNSGSNLPSDPVHVYCRVRPLPCESDLSCLRVAAQNTVVLTPPEIAINYKISNLKETQYIFKRVFESGSSQHEVYSTVAQPLVEALVRGKNGLLFTYGVTGSGKTYTMTGDLQHRGVMPRCLDALFRTIADYQARKFIFKPDRLNGFDILSEADAMLERQQELHSKLNRIKRKEPLDPEVASKASVEPSELSGVEEDNIYSVFITYVEVYNNCVYDLLEETTIQKTMQSKMIREDASHNMFVHGVTEIEVKTMEEALEVFQIGQKRKRVGHTILNAESSRSHSVFTVRLVQAPVDQKGEHVVQDRNAITVSQLSLVDLAGSERTNRTGNTGQRLREAGNINNSLMTLRTCMEILRENQMTGSTKKVPYRESKITHLFKNYFDGEGQVRMIVCVNPRAEDYDETAQVMKFAEMTQDVQIARPTPVKIDVGLTPGRRKANQLFKMAVNDIEKRHQGTANKLEIDLGLVYSLGPSFPDMKMYSPESQLLLQELIKVLEMRVSKRKSLCEDFDTRQDRFRMNLLKLEKENISLKSENTSIKGVLGQSRQKIKAMENKIVIYESSIDDLNRRNRILEERVRELQTQLNQKTQQLNQKEIEKERQRKKFTSKIAVESEKMSRELELKLQEQKSKLKEEMRDKEERLRMVSEIISTPVGKVARSNSVDELATPVTSRVTSTNANGVLYTPRTTRGVAVANPRHRRSRSTGERWLEHRAANPVPLGTILQPYYTNRKSVTKLSEARDVTHAKASKYCLISQEADTEGEVETKIFKGDVIPTTGGGAQVIFNDVECLKQYSPTKSPGGRKRCSDYNAPSAPPLAEIPTTSSKCSTAIEGHGGSGGKRSKH